A region from the Candidatus Methylacidiphilales bacterium genome encodes:
- a CDS encoding tetratricopeptide repeat protein codes for MRAPSRSLRNASMNSKVQALIFTMAATVLLAPSVLISAEDKMEAWRQKPLAEVTKAAGSGDADALAALGMIYWEGRQVPKDLKKGFEYTLKAAAKGQPKAMNVAGVCLANGYGAAPDLEKAVAWYRKSADAGYAPAMFNLAKVYMEGIGTTPDPKTAAEWLRRASEGGDSDAQMLLAGCYMKGRGVLADAREAARWYEKAANAGNEKAQNDLGMMYLEGNGVVQNVQTGVDWLKRAAGQGNVNSQYNLGVIYEIGKGVKADTVEALKWYMISANNSDPQAVEDKQRLSAIMKPENIQLAAAQARQFAEKREEPKNQP; via the coding sequence GTGAGAGCGCCCAGCCGCAGCCTCCGCAACGCGAGCATGAACTCCAAAGTACAAGCCTTGATTTTTACAATGGCCGCCACAGTCCTGCTGGCGCCGTCCGTCCTGATTTCGGCGGAGGACAAAATGGAAGCATGGCGCCAGAAACCCCTGGCAGAAGTCACCAAAGCGGCGGGTTCAGGCGATGCGGATGCCCTGGCGGCGCTTGGCATGATTTATTGGGAGGGCAGGCAAGTGCCCAAAGATTTGAAAAAGGGCTTTGAGTACACCCTGAAAGCCGCGGCAAAAGGCCAGCCCAAAGCCATGAATGTGGCGGGAGTTTGCCTGGCCAACGGGTATGGCGCCGCTCCCGACCTTGAAAAGGCCGTGGCCTGGTACCGGAAGTCAGCCGATGCGGGTTATGCGCCCGCCATGTTTAATCTCGCCAAAGTTTATATGGAGGGAATTGGAACCACGCCGGACCCCAAAACCGCCGCGGAGTGGCTTCGCCGGGCCTCCGAGGGAGGGGATTCCGACGCGCAGATGCTTCTTGCGGGTTGTTATATGAAGGGGAGGGGCGTTCTTGCGGATGCCAGGGAGGCCGCGCGGTGGTATGAAAAAGCGGCGAATGCCGGGAATGAAAAGGCCCAAAACGACCTGGGGATGATGTATCTCGAGGGCAACGGCGTGGTTCAGAACGTCCAGACGGGGGTTGATTGGCTCAAGCGGGCTGCTGGCCAGGGGAACGTCAATTCGCAATACAACCTCGGAGTGATTTATGAAATCGGAAAGGGCGTCAAGGCCGACACTGTGGAGGCCCTGAAATGGTATATGATCAGCGCCAACAACTCCGACCCCCAGGCTGTCGAAGACAAACAAAGGTTGTCCGCCATAATGAAACCCGAGAACATCCAACTGGCCGCTGCGCAGGCGCGCCAGTTTGCGGAAAAACGCGAGGAGCCGAAAAATCAGCCGTGA
- a CDS encoding metallophosphoesterase family protein — MSLNLVKVKYGIFSDIHSNMEALVAVLLDMYAQGVTHPICLGDIVGYNASPRECIRLVQQLNCPVIKGNHDEIVSGPKEAKNFNALAGEGITYSKKRLSAEDKAFLGGLPFILRIGGFTVVHASLDDPENWNYVTSDLEARSSFTYQNTPLCFCGHTHIPKIFVRDREVREIPKTNKLEITRGSRYLINVGAVGQPRDRDWRASYVVYTPLSQTVEYRRVPYNLELAQRKILDVGLPEPLAIRIEIGA; from the coding sequence TTGAGTCTCAATCTTGTGAAGGTCAAATACGGCATTTTTAGTGATATTCACAGCAACATGGAGGCCCTGGTGGCTGTCTTGCTGGACATGTATGCGCAGGGAGTCACCCATCCCATCTGCCTGGGCGATATCGTGGGTTACAATGCGAGCCCGAGGGAGTGCATCCGGCTGGTTCAGCAGTTGAACTGTCCGGTCATCAAGGGCAACCACGACGAAATTGTGTCGGGTCCCAAGGAAGCAAAAAATTTTAACGCATTGGCGGGCGAAGGCATTACTTATTCCAAAAAGAGGCTCTCGGCGGAGGACAAGGCGTTTCTGGGGGGATTGCCCTTTATTTTGCGGATCGGCGGTTTTACCGTGGTGCATGCGTCGCTGGATGATCCCGAAAATTGGAATTATGTGACATCGGATCTTGAGGCGAGAAGCAGTTTCACCTACCAGAACACGCCGCTTTGTTTTTGCGGGCACACCCATATCCCGAAAATTTTTGTCCGGGACCGCGAGGTGCGGGAAATTCCAAAAACCAACAAGCTGGAGATCACCCGGGGTTCCCGCTATTTGATCAATGTCGGGGCGGTGGGCCAGCCTCGCGATCGCGATTGGCGGGCCAGTTATGTGGTTTATACGCCATTATCGCAAACGGTGGAGTACCGCCGGGTGCCATACAATCTGGAGCTGGCCCAAAGAAAAATTTTGGATGTGGGACTGCCTGAGCCGCTGGCGATCCGAATTGAAATCGGGGCGTGA